One genomic segment of Odocoileus virginianus isolate 20LAN1187 ecotype Illinois chromosome 17, Ovbor_1.2, whole genome shotgun sequence includes these proteins:
- the CLUH gene encoding clustered mitochondria protein homolog isoform X2, which produces MVIKTDELPAAAPADSAREPSSQAGVKGRPGAAELPSVMLLNGDCPESLKKEEGAAEPPRENGLDESEPGEETPGQEVIVIQDTGFSVKILAPGVEPFSLQVSPQEMVQEIHQVLMDREDTCHRTCFSLHLDGNMLDHFSELRSVEGLQEGSVLRVVEEPYTVREARIHVRHVRDLLKSLDPSDAFNGVDCNSLSFLSVFTDGDLGDSGKRKKGLEMDPIDCTPPEYILPGSRERPLCPLQPQNRDWKPLQCLKVLTMSGWNPPPGNRRMHGDLMYLFVITAEDRQVSITASTRGFYLNQSTAYHFNPKPASPRFLSHSLVELLNQISPTFKKNFAALQKKRVQRHPFERIATPFQVYSWTAPQAEHAMDCVRAEDAYTSRLGYEEHIPGQTRDWNEELQTTRELPRKNLPERLLRERAIFKVHSDFTAAATRGAMAVIDGNVMAINPSEETKMQMFIWNNIFFSLGFDVRDHYKDFGGDVAAYVAPTNDLNGVRTYNAVDVEGLYTLGTVVVDYRGYRVTAQSIIPGILERDQEQSVIYGSIDFGKTVVSHPRYLELLERTSRPLKILRHRVLNDRDEEVELCSSVECKGIIGNDGRHYILDLLRTFPPDLNFLPVPGEALPEECTRAGFPRAHRHKLCCLRQELVDAFVEHRYLLFMKLAALQLMQQKASKMESPTSLENGDAPSSESKPEDPPAPEAGGEEEGSSASGLAKVKELAETIASDDGTDPRSREVIRNACKAVGSISSTAFDVRFNPDIFSPGVRFPESCQEEVRDQKQLLKDAAAFLLSCQIPGLVKDFTDHAVLPMDGATLAEVMRQRGINMRYLGKVLDLVMRSPARDQLDHIHKIGIGELITRSAKHIFKTYLQGVELSGLSAAISHFLNCFLSSYPNPVAHLPADELISKKRNRRRRNRPPGAADNTAWAVMTPQELWKNICQEAKNYFDFSLECETVDQAVETYGLQKITLLREISLKTGIQILLKEYSFDSRHKPAFTEEDVLNIFPVVKHVNPKASDAFHFFQSGQAKVQQGFLKEGCELINEALNLFNNVYGAMHVEICACLRLLARLHYIMGDYAEALSNQQKAVLMSERVMGIEHPNTIQEYMHLALYCFASSQLSTALSLLYRARYLTLLVFGEDHPEMALLDNNIGLVLHGVMEYDLSLRFLENALAVSTKYHGPKSLKVALSHHLVARVYESKAEFRSALQHEKEGYTIYKTQLGEDHEKTKESSEYLKCLTQQAVALQRTMNEIYRNGSSANIPPLKFTAPSMASVLEQLNVINGILFIPLSQKDLENLKAEVARRQQLQEASKNRDKAEEPIATEPEPAGASEDTAAQPPAAKDPSSPSLQG; this is translated from the exons AGCTGCCTTCAGTCATGCTGTTGAATGGGGACTGCCCAGAGAGcctgaagaaggaagaaggggcTGCAGAACCACCCCGGGAAAACGGGCTCGATGAGAGCGAGCCAGGAGAGGAGACCCCCGGACAGGAAGTCATTGTCATTCAGGACACAGGCTTTTCGGTGAAGATCCTGGCTCCTGGGGTCGAGCCCTTCTCCCTCCAG GTATCGCCCCAGGAGATGGTGCAGGAGATCCACCAGGTGCTCATGGACCGTGAAGACACATGTCACCGCACCTGCTTCTCATTGCACCTGGATGGCAACATGCTGGACCACTTCTCAGAGCTGCGCAGTGTGGAGGGGCTGCAGGAGGGCTCGGTGCTACGCGTGGTGGAAG AGCCGTACACAGTGCGAGAAGCCCGCATCCACGTGCGCCACGTTCGAGACCTGCTCAAGAGCCTAGACCCCTCCGATGCCTTCAATGGGGTTGACTGCAACTCCTTGTCCTTCCTGAGCGTCTTTACCGATGGCGACCTGGGAG ACAGCGGGAAGCGGAAGAAGGGCTTGGAGATGGACCCCATCGACTGCACACCGCCCGAATACATCCTTCCTGGGAGCCGGGAGCGGCCATTGTGTCCTCTGCAGCCCCAGAACCGGGACTGGAAG CCCCTGCAGTGCCTGAAGGTGCTCACCATGAGCGGCTGGAACCCGCCCCCTGGGAACCGCAGGATGCACGGGGACCTCATGTACCTGTTCGTAATCACAGCTGAGGACCGGCAAGTCAGCATCACAGCCTCCACCCGGGGATTTTACCTGAACCA GTCCACGGCGTACCACTTCAACCCCAAGCCTGCCAGCCCCCGCTTCCTCAGCCATTCCCTGGTGGAGCTGCTCAACCAGATCAGCCCAACCTTCAAAAAAAACTTTGCCGCCCTGCAGAAGAAAAG GGTCCAGCGCCACCCCTTCGAGAGGATCGCCACCCCATTCCAGGTGTACAGCTGGACAGCGCCCCAGGCGGAGCATGCCATGGACTGCGTGCGGGCGGAGGATGCCTACACCTCCCGGCTGGGCTACGAGGAACACATTCCCGGACAG ACCCGGGACTGGAACGAGGAGCTGCAGACCACACGGGAGCTGCCTCGGAAAAACCTGCCTGAGCGACTGCTGCGAGAAAGAGCCATATTCAAG GTGCACAGTGACTTCACGGCAGCAGCCACGCGGGGCGCCATGGCAGTCATCGACGGCAACGTGATGGCCATCAACCCCAGCGAGGAGACCAAGATGCAGATGTTCATTTGGAACAACATCTTCTTCAGCCTGGGCTTCGATGTTCGCGACCACTACAAGGACTTCGGCGGGGATGTGGCGGCCTACGTGGCGCCCACCAACGACCTGAACGGCGTGCGCACGTACAACGCGGTGGACGTGGAGGGGCTGTACACGCTGGGCACGGTGGTGGTGGATTACCGCGGCTACCGGGTCACAGCCCAGTCCATCATCCCCGGCATCCTGGAGCGGGACCAGGAGCAGAGTGTCATCTACGGCTCCATTGACTTCGGCAAGACGGTGGTGTCGCACCCGCGGTACCTGGAGCTGCTGGAGCGCACGAGCCGGCCCCTCAAGATCCTGAGGCACCGGGTGCTCAACGACCGGGACGAGGAGGTGGAGCTCTGCTCCTCCGTGGAGTGCAAGGGCATCATCGGCAATGACGGGCGCCACTACATCCTAGACCTGCTGCGCACCTTCCCCCCCGACCTCAACTTCCTGCCCGTGCCCGGCGAGGCCCTGCCAGAGGAGTGCACCCGCGCTGGCTTCCCCCGCGCACACCGCCACAAGCTGTGCTGTCTGCGCCAGGAGCTGGTGGATGCCTTCGTGGAGCACAG GTATCTGCTCTTCATGAAGCTGGCAGCCCTACAGCTGATGCAGCAGAAGGCCAGCAAGATGGAGAGCCCCACGTCACTGGAGAACGGCGATGCCCCATCCTCGGAGTCCAAGCCTGAAGACCCTCCAGCCCCCGAGGCAGGAGGCGAGGAGGAGGGCAGCAGTGCTAGTGGCCTGGCCAAGGTGAAGGAGCTGGCGGAGACCATTGCCTCGGACGACGGGACAG ACCCTCGGAGTCGGGAGGTGATCCGCAACGCATGCAAAGCTGTGGGTTCCATCAGCAGCACGGCCTTCGATGTCCGCTTCAACCCTGACATCTTCTCGCCAG GAGTGCGCTTCCCTGAGTCCTGCCAGGAGGAGGTTCGGGACCAGAAGCAGCTGCTGAAAGATGCCGCTGCCTTCCTGCTCTCCTGCCAGATACCTGGCTTG GTGAAGGACTTCACAGACCACGCGGTGCTGCCCATGGACGGGGCTACGCTGGCCGAGGTGATGCGCCAGCGTGGCATCAACATGCGCTACCTGGGCAAGGTGCTGGACCTGGTGATGCGGAGCCCGGCCCGTGACCAGCTGGACCACATCCAC AAAATTGGCATCGGAGAGCTCATCACCCGCTCTGCCAAGCACATCTTCAAGACGTACCTACAG GGAGTCGAGCTCTCAGGGCTCTCGGCTGCCATCAGCCACTTCCTGAACTGCTTCTTGAGCTCCTACCCCAACCCCGTGGCCCACCTGCCCGCCGACGAGCTCATCTCCAAGAAGAGGAACAGGAGGAGGCGAAACCGGCCTCCAGGGGCAGCGGATAACACAGCCTGGGCCGTCATGACCCCCCAGGAGCTTTGGAAGAACATCTGCCAGGAGGCCAAGAACTACTTTGACTTCAGTCTCGAGTG TGAGACAGTGGACCAGGCTGTGGAGACCTATGGGCTGCAGAAGATCACTCTGCTGCGGGAGATCTCCCTGAAAACTGGCATCCAG ATCCTGCTGAAGGAGTACAGCTTCGACAGCCGCCACAAGCCCGCCTTCACGGAGGAGGACGTGCTCAACATCTTCCCCGTGGTCAAGCACGTCAACCCCAAGGCCTCGGACGCCTTCCACTTCTTTCAGAGCGGGCAGGCCAAAGTACAGCAGG GCTTCCTAAAGGAGGGCTGTGAGCTTATCAATGAGGCCCTGAATCTGTTTAACAACGTGTACGGGGCCATGCACGTGGAAATCTGTGCCTGCCTGCGCCTGCTTGCCCGCCTCCACTACATCATGGGCGACTATGCCGAG GCCCTCAGTAACCAGCAGAAGGCCGTGCTAATGAGCGAGCGAGTGATGGGCATCGAGCACCCCAACACCATCCAGGAATAC ATGCACCTGGCGCTCTACTGTTTCGCCAGTAGCCAGCTGTCCACCGCCCTGAGCCTGCTGTACCGCGCCCGCTACCTCACACTGCTCGTGTTCGGGGAGGACCACCCTGAGATGGCGCTGCTGGAC AACAACATCGGGCTGGTGCTGCACGGAGTGATGGAGTATGACCTATCGCTGCGCTTCCTGGAGAATGCGCTGGCCGTCAGCACCAAGTACCACGGGCCCAAGTCCCTCAAGGTGGCCCTCAG CCACCACCTGGTCGCCCGGGTCTATGAGAGCAAAGCCGAGTTCCGCTCCGCGCTGCAGCATGAGAAGGAAGGCTACACCATCTACAAGACGCAG CTGGGCGAGGACCACGAGAAGACCAAGGAGAGCTCCGAGTACCTCAAGTGCCTGACCCAGCAGGCCGTGGCCCTGCAGCGCACCATGAACGAAATCTACCGCAATGGCTCCAGCGCCAACATCCCGCCCCTCAAG TTCACAGCCCCCAGCATGGCCAGCGTCTTGGAGCAGCTGAACGTCATCAACGGCATCCTCTTCATTCCTCTCAG CCAAAAAGACTTGGAGAATCTGAAAGCTGAAGTGGCGCGGCGGCAGCAGCTCCAGGAGGCCAGCAAGAATAGGGATAAGGCCGAGGAGCCCATAGCCACCGAGCCAGAGCCCGCGGGGGCCTCAGAGGATACGGctgcccagcccccagctgcCAAGGACCCTTCCTCCCCGAGCTTGCAGGGGTAG
- the CLUH gene encoding clustered mitochondria protein homolog isoform X1 has translation MVIKTDELPAAAPADSAREPSSQAGVKGRPGAAELPSVMLLNGDCPESLKKEEGAAEPPRENGLDESEPGEETPGQEVIVIQDTGFSVKILAPGVEPFSLQVSPQEMVQEIHQVLMDREDTCHRTCFSLHLDGNMLDHFSELRSVEGLQEGSVLRVVEEPYTVREARIHVRHVRDLLKSLDPSDAFNGVDCNSLSFLSVFTDGDLGDSGKRKKGLEMDPIDCTPPEYILPGSRERPLCPLQPQNRDWKPLQCLKVLTMSGWNPPPGNRRMHGDLMYLFVITAEDRQVSITASTRGFYLNQSTAYHFNPKPASPRFLSHSLVELLNQISPTFKKNFAALQKKRVQRHPFERIATPFQVYSWTAPQAEHAMDCVRAEDAYTSRLGYEEHIPGQTRDWNEELQTTRELPRKNLPERLLRERAIFKVHSDFTAAATRGAMAVIDGNVMAINPSEETKMQMFIWNNIFFSLGFDVRDHYKDFGGDVAAYVAPTNDLNGVRTYNAVDVEGLYTLGTVVVDYRGYRVTAQSIIPGILERDQEQSVIYGSIDFGKTVVSHPRYLELLERTSRPLKILRHRVLNDRDEEVELCSSVECKGIIGNDGRHYILDLLRTFPPDLNFLPVPGEALPEECTRAGFPRAHRHKLCCLRQELVDAFVEHRYLLFMKLAALQLMQQKASKMESPTSLENGDAPSSESKPEDPPAPEAGGEEEGSSASGLAKVKELAETIASDDGTADPRSREVIRNACKAVGSISSTAFDVRFNPDIFSPGVRFPESCQEEVRDQKQLLKDAAAFLLSCQIPGLVKDFTDHAVLPMDGATLAEVMRQRGINMRYLGKVLDLVMRSPARDQLDHIHKIGIGELITRSAKHIFKTYLQGVELSGLSAAISHFLNCFLSSYPNPVAHLPADELISKKRNRRRRNRPPGAADNTAWAVMTPQELWKNICQEAKNYFDFSLECETVDQAVETYGLQKITLLREISLKTGIQILLKEYSFDSRHKPAFTEEDVLNIFPVVKHVNPKASDAFHFFQSGQAKVQQGFLKEGCELINEALNLFNNVYGAMHVEICACLRLLARLHYIMGDYAEALSNQQKAVLMSERVMGIEHPNTIQEYMHLALYCFASSQLSTALSLLYRARYLTLLVFGEDHPEMALLDNNIGLVLHGVMEYDLSLRFLENALAVSTKYHGPKSLKVALSHHLVARVYESKAEFRSALQHEKEGYTIYKTQLGEDHEKTKESSEYLKCLTQQAVALQRTMNEIYRNGSSANIPPLKFTAPSMASVLEQLNVINGILFIPLSQKDLENLKAEVARRQQLQEASKNRDKAEEPIATEPEPAGASEDTAAQPPAAKDPSSPSLQG, from the exons AGCTGCCTTCAGTCATGCTGTTGAATGGGGACTGCCCAGAGAGcctgaagaaggaagaaggggcTGCAGAACCACCCCGGGAAAACGGGCTCGATGAGAGCGAGCCAGGAGAGGAGACCCCCGGACAGGAAGTCATTGTCATTCAGGACACAGGCTTTTCGGTGAAGATCCTGGCTCCTGGGGTCGAGCCCTTCTCCCTCCAG GTATCGCCCCAGGAGATGGTGCAGGAGATCCACCAGGTGCTCATGGACCGTGAAGACACATGTCACCGCACCTGCTTCTCATTGCACCTGGATGGCAACATGCTGGACCACTTCTCAGAGCTGCGCAGTGTGGAGGGGCTGCAGGAGGGCTCGGTGCTACGCGTGGTGGAAG AGCCGTACACAGTGCGAGAAGCCCGCATCCACGTGCGCCACGTTCGAGACCTGCTCAAGAGCCTAGACCCCTCCGATGCCTTCAATGGGGTTGACTGCAACTCCTTGTCCTTCCTGAGCGTCTTTACCGATGGCGACCTGGGAG ACAGCGGGAAGCGGAAGAAGGGCTTGGAGATGGACCCCATCGACTGCACACCGCCCGAATACATCCTTCCTGGGAGCCGGGAGCGGCCATTGTGTCCTCTGCAGCCCCAGAACCGGGACTGGAAG CCCCTGCAGTGCCTGAAGGTGCTCACCATGAGCGGCTGGAACCCGCCCCCTGGGAACCGCAGGATGCACGGGGACCTCATGTACCTGTTCGTAATCACAGCTGAGGACCGGCAAGTCAGCATCACAGCCTCCACCCGGGGATTTTACCTGAACCA GTCCACGGCGTACCACTTCAACCCCAAGCCTGCCAGCCCCCGCTTCCTCAGCCATTCCCTGGTGGAGCTGCTCAACCAGATCAGCCCAACCTTCAAAAAAAACTTTGCCGCCCTGCAGAAGAAAAG GGTCCAGCGCCACCCCTTCGAGAGGATCGCCACCCCATTCCAGGTGTACAGCTGGACAGCGCCCCAGGCGGAGCATGCCATGGACTGCGTGCGGGCGGAGGATGCCTACACCTCCCGGCTGGGCTACGAGGAACACATTCCCGGACAG ACCCGGGACTGGAACGAGGAGCTGCAGACCACACGGGAGCTGCCTCGGAAAAACCTGCCTGAGCGACTGCTGCGAGAAAGAGCCATATTCAAG GTGCACAGTGACTTCACGGCAGCAGCCACGCGGGGCGCCATGGCAGTCATCGACGGCAACGTGATGGCCATCAACCCCAGCGAGGAGACCAAGATGCAGATGTTCATTTGGAACAACATCTTCTTCAGCCTGGGCTTCGATGTTCGCGACCACTACAAGGACTTCGGCGGGGATGTGGCGGCCTACGTGGCGCCCACCAACGACCTGAACGGCGTGCGCACGTACAACGCGGTGGACGTGGAGGGGCTGTACACGCTGGGCACGGTGGTGGTGGATTACCGCGGCTACCGGGTCACAGCCCAGTCCATCATCCCCGGCATCCTGGAGCGGGACCAGGAGCAGAGTGTCATCTACGGCTCCATTGACTTCGGCAAGACGGTGGTGTCGCACCCGCGGTACCTGGAGCTGCTGGAGCGCACGAGCCGGCCCCTCAAGATCCTGAGGCACCGGGTGCTCAACGACCGGGACGAGGAGGTGGAGCTCTGCTCCTCCGTGGAGTGCAAGGGCATCATCGGCAATGACGGGCGCCACTACATCCTAGACCTGCTGCGCACCTTCCCCCCCGACCTCAACTTCCTGCCCGTGCCCGGCGAGGCCCTGCCAGAGGAGTGCACCCGCGCTGGCTTCCCCCGCGCACACCGCCACAAGCTGTGCTGTCTGCGCCAGGAGCTGGTGGATGCCTTCGTGGAGCACAG GTATCTGCTCTTCATGAAGCTGGCAGCCCTACAGCTGATGCAGCAGAAGGCCAGCAAGATGGAGAGCCCCACGTCACTGGAGAACGGCGATGCCCCATCCTCGGAGTCCAAGCCTGAAGACCCTCCAGCCCCCGAGGCAGGAGGCGAGGAGGAGGGCAGCAGTGCTAGTGGCCTGGCCAAGGTGAAGGAGCTGGCGGAGACCATTGCCTCGGACGACGGGACAG CAGACCCTCGGAGTCGGGAGGTGATCCGCAACGCATGCAAAGCTGTGGGTTCCATCAGCAGCACGGCCTTCGATGTCCGCTTCAACCCTGACATCTTCTCGCCAG GAGTGCGCTTCCCTGAGTCCTGCCAGGAGGAGGTTCGGGACCAGAAGCAGCTGCTGAAAGATGCCGCTGCCTTCCTGCTCTCCTGCCAGATACCTGGCTTG GTGAAGGACTTCACAGACCACGCGGTGCTGCCCATGGACGGGGCTACGCTGGCCGAGGTGATGCGCCAGCGTGGCATCAACATGCGCTACCTGGGCAAGGTGCTGGACCTGGTGATGCGGAGCCCGGCCCGTGACCAGCTGGACCACATCCAC AAAATTGGCATCGGAGAGCTCATCACCCGCTCTGCCAAGCACATCTTCAAGACGTACCTACAG GGAGTCGAGCTCTCAGGGCTCTCGGCTGCCATCAGCCACTTCCTGAACTGCTTCTTGAGCTCCTACCCCAACCCCGTGGCCCACCTGCCCGCCGACGAGCTCATCTCCAAGAAGAGGAACAGGAGGAGGCGAAACCGGCCTCCAGGGGCAGCGGATAACACAGCCTGGGCCGTCATGACCCCCCAGGAGCTTTGGAAGAACATCTGCCAGGAGGCCAAGAACTACTTTGACTTCAGTCTCGAGTG TGAGACAGTGGACCAGGCTGTGGAGACCTATGGGCTGCAGAAGATCACTCTGCTGCGGGAGATCTCCCTGAAAACTGGCATCCAG ATCCTGCTGAAGGAGTACAGCTTCGACAGCCGCCACAAGCCCGCCTTCACGGAGGAGGACGTGCTCAACATCTTCCCCGTGGTCAAGCACGTCAACCCCAAGGCCTCGGACGCCTTCCACTTCTTTCAGAGCGGGCAGGCCAAAGTACAGCAGG GCTTCCTAAAGGAGGGCTGTGAGCTTATCAATGAGGCCCTGAATCTGTTTAACAACGTGTACGGGGCCATGCACGTGGAAATCTGTGCCTGCCTGCGCCTGCTTGCCCGCCTCCACTACATCATGGGCGACTATGCCGAG GCCCTCAGTAACCAGCAGAAGGCCGTGCTAATGAGCGAGCGAGTGATGGGCATCGAGCACCCCAACACCATCCAGGAATAC ATGCACCTGGCGCTCTACTGTTTCGCCAGTAGCCAGCTGTCCACCGCCCTGAGCCTGCTGTACCGCGCCCGCTACCTCACACTGCTCGTGTTCGGGGAGGACCACCCTGAGATGGCGCTGCTGGAC AACAACATCGGGCTGGTGCTGCACGGAGTGATGGAGTATGACCTATCGCTGCGCTTCCTGGAGAATGCGCTGGCCGTCAGCACCAAGTACCACGGGCCCAAGTCCCTCAAGGTGGCCCTCAG CCACCACCTGGTCGCCCGGGTCTATGAGAGCAAAGCCGAGTTCCGCTCCGCGCTGCAGCATGAGAAGGAAGGCTACACCATCTACAAGACGCAG CTGGGCGAGGACCACGAGAAGACCAAGGAGAGCTCCGAGTACCTCAAGTGCCTGACCCAGCAGGCCGTGGCCCTGCAGCGCACCATGAACGAAATCTACCGCAATGGCTCCAGCGCCAACATCCCGCCCCTCAAG TTCACAGCCCCCAGCATGGCCAGCGTCTTGGAGCAGCTGAACGTCATCAACGGCATCCTCTTCATTCCTCTCAG CCAAAAAGACTTGGAGAATCTGAAAGCTGAAGTGGCGCGGCGGCAGCAGCTCCAGGAGGCCAGCAAGAATAGGGATAAGGCCGAGGAGCCCATAGCCACCGAGCCAGAGCCCGCGGGGGCCTCAGAGGATACGGctgcccagcccccagctgcCAAGGACCCTTCCTCCCCGAGCTTGCAGGGGTAG